The proteins below come from a single Nitrosospira sp. Is2 genomic window:
- the galT gene encoding galactose-1-phosphate uridylyltransferase — protein sequence MFSLDLTKQDGRHLTLYSRRAIDPTITAPSPFAEPLNASPHLRWHPLRGEWVTYAAYRQGRTFLPPPEFNPLAVTTDPAYPTEVPAGDWDVAVFDNRFPSLAVPSAEPPVLIVPTAPASGYCEVVVFTQDPQASLGKLPLAHIGLLLQVWGDRTAKLARRGGIAYVLPFENRGAEVGVTLHHPHGQIYAYPVVPPVPARIQQEAQRHYAETGRGVLQDLIGKELREGTRIIYAGSHAVAFVPVCARYPYEVWVAPIEPVESFNHLSAEQRADLARALKTVLLKYDDLWQRPFPYLMAWYQAPTDGKAHPESHLHAEFYPPYRTRDRLKYLAGTEIAAGFFAMDALPEEKARELQQVEIMLE from the coding sequence ATGTTTTCGCTGGACCTCACCAAGCAGGACGGACGGCACCTCACGCTTTATTCCCGCCGGGCAATTGATCCGACTATTACTGCCCCCAGTCCGTTCGCTGAACCGCTCAATGCCAGTCCGCATCTGCGGTGGCATCCGCTGCGCGGAGAATGGGTGACCTACGCGGCCTATCGACAAGGGCGGACGTTCCTTCCACCGCCCGAGTTCAACCCGCTGGCGGTGACCACTGATCCGGCTTATCCTACTGAAGTGCCGGCTGGAGACTGGGACGTAGCGGTATTCGATAATCGTTTCCCATCTCTCGCTGTGCCGAGCGCAGAGCCTCCCGTCCTGATCGTGCCCACTGCCCCGGCGTCGGGCTACTGTGAAGTGGTGGTGTTTACCCAGGATCCTCAGGCGTCGCTCGGGAAGCTGCCACTGGCGCATATCGGTTTGCTGCTGCAAGTATGGGGCGACCGCACGGCCAAGCTTGCGCGACGCGGCGGCATTGCGTATGTGTTGCCCTTCGAAAACCGTGGCGCGGAAGTGGGCGTGACTCTGCACCATCCGCACGGTCAGATCTACGCCTACCCGGTAGTACCCCCCGTGCCGGCCCGGATACAGCAGGAGGCCCAACGGCACTATGCCGAGACTGGCCGCGGCGTGCTTCAGGATCTCATCGGCAAGGAGCTGCGCGAAGGCACGCGCATCATCTATGCAGGTTCTCATGCAGTTGCATTTGTCCCGGTTTGCGCACGGTATCCGTATGAGGTGTGGGTCGCGCCGATAGAGCCGGTAGAAAGCTTTAATCATCTCAGCGCAGAACAGCGTGCTGATCTGGCGCGGGCGTTAAAGACGGTTTTGCTCAAGTATGACGATTTATGGCAAAGGCCTTTTCCCTATCTGATGGCCTGGTATCAGGCGCCGACCGACGGCAAAGCCCATCCGGAGTCGCATTTGCACGCAGAGTTTTATCCTCCTTATCGTACGCGCGACCGGCTTAAATATCTTGCCGGCACCGAAATCGCAGCAGGCTTCTTCGCCATGGATGCATTGCCCGAAGAAAAAGCACGCGAGCTCCAGCAAGTCGAGATCATGCTCGAATGA
- a CDS encoding tyrosine-type recombinase/integrase, with amino-acid sequence MSRLSVKEVINKKEAGYYCDGGGLYLQVSDSGSKSWIFRYTLNGRNRHMGLGPFHTVSLADARHAAVLCRQSLLKKIDPIAVRDAEHAQQSLGAARSMTFLECATAYIKTHRSSWKNAKHADQWANTIKTYCGPVMGPLSVQEVDTGLVMKVLEPIWTEKRETASRLRGRIESVLDWATVSGYREGDNPARWRGHLENLLPSLNKKLRVKHHPALPFNQMGEFMESLRLQQGVAARALEFLILTAARTGETIGARWDEFDLKAGVWSIPASRMKAAVEHRVPLSKRTLEIILVLNQIKQSDYVFPGQKEGKPLTNMAMLELLKRMGRTGLTVHGFRSSFRDWASECTNFSRDVCEMALAPTITNQAEAAYRRGDLIEKRRSLMEEWATHCAGSKTIGNISVWSVSN; translated from the coding sequence ATGTCCAGGTTATCGGTAAAAGAAGTGATTAACAAGAAAGAAGCGGGCTACTACTGCGATGGCGGTGGACTGTATCTCCAAGTGAGCGATTCAGGTAGCAAGTCATGGATCTTCCGCTATACCTTGAATGGCAGGAATCGACATATGGGCCTTGGCCCATTTCATACCGTATCCCTTGCTGATGCGCGCCACGCTGCCGTCCTCTGCCGCCAGTCGCTACTGAAGAAGATCGACCCTATTGCGGTGCGAGATGCTGAGCATGCTCAGCAATCTCTTGGGGCTGCACGGTCGATGACTTTCTTGGAGTGTGCCACCGCCTATATCAAAACTCACCGCTCCAGCTGGAAAAACGCAAAGCATGCCGATCAGTGGGCAAACACGATCAAGACATATTGTGGGCCGGTGATGGGACCATTATCAGTACAAGAAGTGGATACGGGATTGGTCATGAAAGTGCTTGAGCCTATCTGGACGGAAAAGCGTGAGACCGCAAGCCGATTACGCGGCCGTATTGAATCAGTCCTGGATTGGGCCACGGTCAGCGGTTATCGGGAGGGTGACAACCCTGCGCGATGGCGAGGACACCTGGAGAATCTGCTTCCCTCGCTTAATAAGAAACTGAGGGTGAAACATCATCCCGCACTTCCCTTCAATCAAATGGGTGAGTTCATGGAATCCCTCAGGCTCCAGCAAGGCGTTGCAGCCCGAGCTCTGGAATTCCTTATTTTGACTGCTGCACGGACCGGCGAGACGATTGGTGCAAGATGGGATGAGTTTGACCTGAAGGCAGGAGTCTGGAGCATTCCAGCATCGCGCATGAAAGCTGCAGTGGAGCATCGCGTACCCTTATCGAAGAGAACATTGGAAATCATTCTGGTGCTGAACCAGATCAAACAGAGCGACTATGTATTTCCAGGGCAGAAGGAAGGTAAGCCTCTAACAAATATGGCGATGCTTGAGCTGCTCAAGCGTATGGGAAGAACTGGACTGACCGTGCACGGTTTTCGATCATCGTTTCGCGACTGGGCATCAGAATGTACAAACTTTTCCCGTGACGTGTGCGAAATGGCTTTGGCTCCCACAATTACCAATCAGGCTGAAGCCGCGTATCGACGGGGTGATCTAATTGAGAAGCGGCGCAGCTTGATGGAAGAGTGGGCGACTCATTGTGCTGGATCGAAAACTATAGGGAACATATCCGTCTGGTCAGTGAGTAACTGA
- a CDS encoding glycoside hydrolase family 2 protein, whose product MQRSSWTSLNGTWRFCYDDAREFALPSEIKSWPLEITVPFAPESKASGISDRGFHPLCWYQRDFECFPSSGRVILRFGAVDYAARVWINGCLAVTHEGGHTPFWADITDMLEPSGKQTVTVQVEDDPHELAKPRGKQDWQLEPHAIWYPRTTGIWQTVWFERVSDNYIAKIRWTPQVENYAIGFEARVIGDSANELSVEVVLRHGERLLAQDRYRVVDGEADRLIVLSDPGIDDYRNELLWSPERPTLIDASVRLMRGEEVVDEFISYTALRSVHLLRDRFMLNGRPYLLRLVLDQGYWPDTLMTAPDDNALRHDVALAKAMGFNGVRKHQKIEDPRYLYWADKLGLMVWEEMPSAYRFTRSAIKRTVREWSEVIERDYSHPCVIVWVTFNESWGVPELTAIGKQRHAVEALYHLTKTLDATRPVIGNDGWESSATDIIGIHDYDANVDHLRQRYGAEIKPEQLFDRRRPGGRILTLDGYPHRGQPIMLSEFGGIAFNKCPQSGVKQTWGYTVAKDEGEFGRMYAELMEAVIHTALFSGFCYTQFADTFQEANGLLCADRTPKIPVEDIAKVTQESPTHIPGGV is encoded by the coding sequence ATGCAGCGCTCGAGTTGGACCTCGCTCAACGGTACGTGGCGCTTTTGCTACGACGACGCCCGAGAGTTCGCACTTCCCTCGGAAATAAAGTCCTGGCCCCTGGAGATCACTGTGCCCTTCGCCCCTGAATCCAAGGCCAGCGGCATCTCCGATCGCGGATTTCATCCGTTGTGCTGGTACCAGCGAGACTTCGAGTGTTTTCCCTCTTCGGGGCGGGTGATCCTGCGTTTCGGTGCGGTGGACTACGCAGCGCGCGTCTGGATCAACGGGTGTTTGGCCGTTACTCACGAGGGGGGGCACACGCCCTTCTGGGCCGATATCACTGACATGCTCGAGCCGTCCGGAAAACAGACGGTAACAGTGCAGGTGGAAGACGACCCGCATGAGCTGGCCAAGCCGCGGGGCAAGCAGGATTGGCAACTGGAGCCCCACGCAATCTGGTATCCGAGAACTACGGGCATCTGGCAAACGGTTTGGTTTGAGCGAGTATCGGACAACTATATCGCTAAAATCCGCTGGACGCCTCAGGTCGAAAATTATGCGATTGGGTTCGAGGCGCGAGTGATCGGGGATTCGGCCAATGAACTTTCTGTAGAAGTTGTCCTCCGGCATGGTGAGCGGCTGCTCGCGCAGGACCGCTACCGGGTGGTGGATGGGGAAGCCGATCGGCTAATTGTCCTGTCGGATCCCGGAATCGATGATTATCGCAATGAACTGCTATGGAGTCCGGAACGGCCCACGCTGATCGATGCGTCGGTGCGGCTCATGCGTGGCGAGGAAGTGGTGGACGAGTTTATTTCCTACACTGCCTTGCGCTCCGTGCACCTGCTGAGAGACCGCTTCATGCTCAACGGGCGGCCTTACCTGCTCAGGCTCGTGCTGGATCAGGGCTACTGGCCGGATACGCTGATGACCGCACCTGATGATAATGCGCTACGCCATGATGTGGCGCTGGCGAAGGCGATGGGCTTCAACGGCGTTCGCAAGCATCAAAAGATCGAGGACCCGCGCTATCTCTACTGGGCAGATAAGTTGGGTCTTATGGTGTGGGAGGAAATGCCCTCGGCCTATCGTTTCACGCGCAGCGCCATCAAGAGAACTGTGCGGGAGTGGTCCGAGGTCATCGAGCGTGACTACAGCCACCCCTGCGTCATTGTATGGGTGACCTTCAACGAGTCCTGGGGAGTGCCCGAACTCACCGCGATCGGAAAACAGCGGCATGCCGTCGAGGCACTGTATCACCTTACAAAAACATTGGATGCGACCCGTCCGGTAATTGGCAACGACGGCTGGGAAAGCAGCGCCACGGATATTATCGGTATCCATGATTATGATGCCAATGTCGACCACTTGCGTCAGCGTTATGGCGCCGAAATCAAACCGGAGCAACTGTTCGACCGGCGCCGGCCGGGAGGGCGAATTCTAACCCTTGATGGCTACCCGCATCGAGGCCAGCCGATTATGCTATCCGAGTTTGGAGGTATTGCGTTCAATAAGTGTCCGCAGTCCGGGGTGAAGCAAACCTGGGGTTACACCGTAGCCAAAGACGAGGGCGAGTTCGGGCGCATGTACGCCGAACTGATGGAAGCGGTCATTCACACCGCACTCTTCAGCGGATTTTGCTACACTCAATTTGCCGATACTTTTCAGGAAGCGAATGGCCTGCTCTGCGCCGACCGCACGCCTAAAATTCCGGTGGAGGACATTGCGAAAGTTACACAAGAATCGCCCACTCATATACCCGGAGGGGTGTAA
- a CDS encoding patatin-like phospholipase family protein, with product MQTTEALDLMRMHGCFQGLEEDALAEIAEHMEVVRYKPNEYVHQPNTHLAHIYFVVQGSLSATHRDLRGNEKVLGILSRDDQFGAITGGALSESLPEGIVARTNCTLLKLEHEKALILAPKYPKFRFNVLQAVARAVRRNFIEDKSKPQPSIVAIFHSSPATRPLTQRLVRRLAELGEQPCVLSDQDEEKHEEGVNYAALGKENCELSISKIREQVIRRRNLGRLFIDVDAALNHELASKLIEVSDSVMWCVQAGDEKSAAARLKAGSALVPGCREKINLVWLLAEGCQTSPFAPELKELASYDFKVAFSEPQPPLGKTLASGVERLVHYLRGIKIGLALGGGAARGMAHLGVLQVLEQNGIVVDMIAGTSAGALTGIPYASGVSADHWARQFASDLKPPFLFRCLPNGDHWYLVYKYRTGQFDAMLRKYFSDARLEQLPIPSCAVTLDLISGEAIVRDGGDVVHAILESINLPGLSMPIFRNGQALVDGGLVKNIPADVLVSYGCNFVIAVSVTAKIEHEFPPKRSRSPQSSMSHASTVQTIMRSLLVQNKNVNSFGLQPADAIIEPDVTRYALTEFVRAEEMAEIGAQTALAELPTIKEQLMQLDNRLFVDVVKP from the coding sequence ATGCAAACAACAGAAGCCTTGGACTTGATGAGGATGCATGGTTGTTTTCAAGGGCTGGAGGAAGACGCCCTTGCCGAGATTGCCGAGCATATGGAAGTCGTGCGGTATAAGCCCAACGAATACGTGCATCAGCCGAATACGCACCTCGCACATATTTATTTTGTTGTTCAGGGCAGCTTGAGCGCAACCCACCGCGATCTGCGGGGGAACGAGAAAGTGCTCGGCATATTGTCCCGGGATGACCAATTCGGAGCCATTACCGGTGGAGCGCTTTCGGAGTCTCTTCCCGAAGGTATCGTTGCCCGAACAAATTGCACGCTACTGAAACTGGAGCACGAGAAGGCGCTAATCCTAGCCCCAAAATACCCGAAGTTCCGATTTAATGTCCTCCAGGCTGTCGCGAGAGCTGTTCGCCGGAATTTCATTGAGGATAAATCGAAACCGCAACCATCGATCGTGGCCATCTTCCATAGCTCGCCCGCGACACGGCCGTTGACTCAGCGCCTCGTTCGCCGGTTAGCCGAGCTCGGAGAACAGCCGTGTGTACTGAGTGATCAAGACGAGGAGAAACACGAGGAAGGTGTCAACTACGCCGCACTCGGCAAGGAGAATTGCGAACTGTCCATATCGAAAATCCGCGAACAAGTCATCCGTCGGCGAAATTTAGGGCGGCTGTTTATCGATGTGGATGCCGCACTTAACCACGAGCTCGCTTCCAAGCTCATTGAAGTCAGTGATTCAGTAATGTGGTGTGTCCAGGCAGGAGATGAGAAGTCGGCGGCGGCCCGTCTGAAGGCGGGCTCTGCGCTCGTTCCCGGTTGCCGCGAAAAGATCAATCTCGTCTGGCTATTAGCGGAGGGATGTCAGACATCGCCTTTTGCTCCCGAGCTGAAAGAGCTGGCATCCTACGATTTCAAGGTCGCTTTCTCCGAACCCCAGCCGCCGCTGGGTAAAACGCTCGCCTCCGGTGTGGAAAGACTCGTCCATTACCTGCGCGGCATCAAGATTGGGCTGGCCCTCGGCGGGGGAGCCGCGCGCGGAATGGCCCACCTCGGAGTCCTGCAGGTTCTGGAGCAGAACGGGATTGTAGTCGACATGATCGCCGGGACGAGTGCGGGAGCGCTCACCGGCATTCCCTATGCTTCCGGCGTGTCAGCCGACCATTGGGCCCGGCAATTTGCCTCAGACCTGAAACCACCATTTCTGTTTCGCTGCCTTCCGAATGGCGACCACTGGTATCTTGTCTACAAGTACCGTACCGGGCAATTTGATGCGATGCTGAGAAAGTACTTTTCGGATGCGAGATTGGAGCAGCTGCCGATACCCAGTTGTGCCGTAACGCTTGACCTGATCAGCGGCGAGGCAATTGTTCGCGATGGTGGCGACGTAGTGCATGCCATCCTGGAGAGCATCAATTTACCGGGGCTGTCGATGCCGATCTTTCGCAATGGCCAGGCGCTGGTCGATGGGGGGCTGGTAAAAAACATTCCGGCCGACGTGCTCGTGAGTTATGGCTGCAACTTTGTTATAGCGGTAAGTGTAACGGCCAAGATTGAACACGAGTTTCCACCCAAGCGGTCGCGTTCTCCCCAGTCATCGATGAGTCATGCTTCGACCGTACAGACTATCATGCGCAGTCTCCTGGTCCAGAATAAAAACGTCAATTCGTTCGGCCTGCAACCCGCGGATGCGATTATTGAACCCGATGTGACCCGATACGCTCTGACAGAATTCGTGCGGGCCGAGGAAATGGCCGAAATTGGCGCACAGACGGCACTGGCCGAACTTCCGACGATCAAGGAACAACTGATGCAGTTGGATAATCGGCTATTTGTCGACGTCGTCAAGCCATGA
- the galK gene encoding galactokinase, with the protein MSSFEEVFGSAPTVVAEAPGRVNLMGEHTDYNDGYVLPIAIGQRTRVSMRPNGKDQHVLYSEMLDRAVRFTLDNPPTEHFATYVYGCLMEARVDGIEAPPLDIHVQSDVPVGVGLSSSAALEVATLRALRALTGARLDDARLAQLGQRAEIEYAGVRCGIMDQMASSLAETRRALFLDARTLERRLVPLPPASAVLVIDSGVARTLAGSGYNQRRAECEEAARRLGVLALRDIKDMAAADSLPEPLRSRVRHIVSENARVLLAVDCSNAHDFGLLMNESHDSLRDDFQVSVPALNHLVALLQAHPRVYGARMTGGGFGGACVALCEPQALHEIAAAVLRDYARAGFQGRLLVPSPAEADNAGK; encoded by the coding sequence ATGAGCAGCTTTGAGGAAGTGTTCGGAAGTGCGCCAACGGTGGTGGCCGAGGCGCCTGGCCGCGTCAATCTAATGGGTGAGCATACTGACTATAACGACGGCTATGTGCTGCCGATCGCGATTGGGCAACGGACCCGAGTAAGCATGCGACCCAATGGCAAAGATCAGCATGTTCTTTATTCCGAGATGCTCGACCGTGCGGTCCGCTTTACGCTCGATAACCCGCCGACGGAACATTTCGCCACATACGTATATGGATGCCTGATGGAAGCGCGCGTGGATGGTATCGAAGCGCCCCCGTTGGATATCCATGTTCAGTCTGACGTGCCCGTAGGGGTCGGGCTGTCCTCCAGCGCCGCGCTCGAGGTTGCGACATTACGCGCGTTGCGGGCGCTTACCGGGGCGCGACTGGACGATGCGCGTCTTGCGCAACTGGGGCAGCGCGCAGAGATCGAATACGCCGGGGTCCGCTGCGGCATCATGGACCAGATGGCGTCGAGCCTTGCGGAAACGCGCAGAGCCCTGTTTCTCGATGCACGGACCCTAGAGCGAAGGCTGGTTCCGTTGCCACCCGCGTCCGCGGTGCTGGTAATCGATTCCGGCGTGGCGCGGACGCTTGCCGGCTCCGGCTACAACCAGCGGCGCGCGGAGTGCGAAGAGGCCGCCCGACGACTTGGCGTACTTGCGCTAAGAGATATTAAGGACATGGCTGCCGCCGATTCTCTGCCTGAGCCTTTACGGAGTAGAGTGCGACACATCGTCAGCGAAAATGCCCGTGTATTGCTGGCGGTGGATTGCTCGAATGCGCACGATTTCGGTCTGCTCATGAACGAATCGCACGACAGCTTGCGCGATGACTTCCAGGTTTCCGTGCCGGCGCTCAATCATCTGGTTGCATTGTTGCAGGCGCATCCGCGTGTATATGGAGCGCGGATGACCGGAGGTGGGTTTGGCGGCGCTTGCGTCGCCCTATGCGAGCCGCAAGCGTTGCATGAAATTGCCGCGGCGGTGCTGCGGGATTACGCGCGCGCTGGCTTTCAGGGGCGCCTGCTGGTCCCTTCGCCGGCTGAGGCAGATAACGCCGGTAAATGA
- a CDS encoding alcohol dehydrogenase catalytic domain-containing protein: MPASSHQGPDQLLVKIAACAICRTDLHVVDGELPKPKHPIIPGHEIVGK; encoded by the coding sequence GTGCCTGCCTCCTCCCATCAGGGACCGGACCAATTGCTGGTCAAAATTGCAGCCTGCGCTATTTGCCGTACCGATTTGCATGTGGTCGATGGCGAACTGCCTAAGCCGAAACACCCGATTATCCCGGGTCATGAAATCGTGGGCAAGTAG